The following proteins are encoded in a genomic region of Candidatus Aminicenantes bacterium:
- a CDS encoding NifU family protein, with product MKEKIEAALDKVRPQLRMDGGDVKLIEVGADGVVKVKLTGACGGCPMSQLTLKMGIERILKKEVPEVKEVVAV from the coding sequence ATGAAAGAAAAGATCGAAGCGGCTCTCGATAAGGTCCGCCCGCAGTTGCGGATGGACGGGGGCGACGTCAAGCTGATCGAGGTCGGCGCCGACGGCGTCGTCAAGGTCAAACTGACCGGGGCCTGCGGCGGCTGCCCCATGTCGCAGCTGACCCTCAAGATGGGCATCGAGCGCATCCTGAAGAAGGAAGTGCCCGAGGTCAAGGAAGTCGTCGCCGTCTGA
- a CDS encoding aminotransferase class V-fold PLP-dependent enzyme, whose translation MTRVYLDQIAASAVRPEVLEAMLPFFRERFGNAQSLHAEGQIAQEAVAEARESMARLLNAKAEEIYFVSCGSEANNLAVKGMAMAAKPKGGHIVLSAIEHVSVLNAAKSLEKMGFITTLVPVDAEARVDPAAVAAALRPDTALVSIQLANSEVGTIQPAAEMIRLVKAKGVLVHMDAVAAVGHIPVDVRALGVDALSLAGDQFDAPKGSGALFLRKGVKILPLIDGGVQEGGKRGGTENVPAIVGLGQAAEIARAGLDDRVAALTALRDRLIAELPARIPHVLLTGAREKRLPHHASFAVRFVEGEAMLLSLDMKGIAASSGSACTSKSLKASHVQLAMGLDHAAANGSIVFSLPSDATAAGIEYLLDVFPPIIDRLRKMSPLYTEFLKENAR comes from the coding sequence ATGACGCGCGTCTATCTCGACCAGATCGCTGCCTCGGCCGTCCGCCCCGAAGTGCTGGAGGCCATGCTGCCGTTTTTCCGGGAGCGGTTCGGCAACGCTCAGAGTCTCCACGCCGAAGGCCAGATCGCCCAAGAAGCGGTGGCCGAAGCGCGCGAGAGCATGGCCCGGCTGCTCAACGCCAAGGCCGAGGAGATCTATTTCGTCTCCTGCGGATCCGAAGCCAACAACCTGGCCGTCAAGGGGATGGCCATGGCGGCCAAGCCGAAAGGCGGCCATATCGTTCTCTCCGCGATCGAGCATGTCTCCGTTCTGAACGCAGCCAAGAGCCTGGAGAAAATGGGTTTCATCACGACTCTTGTCCCGGTGGATGCCGAGGCCCGGGTCGACCCCGCCGCCGTGGCGGCGGCCCTGCGGCCCGACACGGCCCTCGTCTCGATCCAGCTGGCCAATTCCGAAGTCGGGACGATCCAGCCCGCGGCGGAGATGATCCGGCTGGTCAAGGCCAAGGGAGTGCTTGTCCATATGGACGCCGTGGCCGCGGTCGGTCATATCCCGGTCGACGTGCGGGCGCTGGGCGTGGACGCGCTAAGCCTGGCCGGAGATCAATTCGATGCCCCCAAGGGAAGCGGCGCGCTGTTCCTGCGCAAAGGCGTCAAGATTCTGCCCCTCATCGACGGCGGCGTCCAGGAGGGCGGCAAGCGCGGCGGGACCGAGAATGTTCCGGCCATCGTCGGCTTGGGCCAAGCGGCCGAAATCGCCCGCGCGGGGCTCGACGACCGCGTCGCGGCTCTGACGGCTCTGCGCGACCGGCTGATCGCCGAGCTCCCGGCCCGCATCCCGCACGTTCTCCTGACGGGAGCGCGGGAGAAGCGTCTTCCGCACCATGCCAGCTTCGCCGTCCGCTTCGTCGAGGGCGAAGCCATGCTGCTCAGCTTGGACATGAAGGGCATCGCCGCCTCGAGCGGCTCGGCCTGCACGTCCAAGTCGCTTAAAGCCTCCCATGTCCAACTGGCCATGGGGCTGGACCACGCCGCCGCCAACGGCTCGATCGTCTTCAGCCTGCCCAGCGACGCGACCGCCGCCGGCATCGAATACCTGCTCGACGTCTTTCCTCCGATCATCGACCGCTTGCGAAAGATGTCCCCGCTCTACACCGAGTTCCTCAAGGAGAACGCGCGATGA
- the nadA gene encoding quinolinate synthase NadA, with the protein MTPIPPTPDPAELRDRVARLKKERRAVVLAHNYQPGEVQDAADFVGDSLELSRTAASTEADVIVFCGVHFMAETAAILSPDRIVLIPDPRAGCPMADMITADDMIRWRAQYPGRPAVCYVNTSAAVKAECDVCCTSANSVMVVESVPGREVLFAPDKNLAAWTAGQTSKTIIPWDGYCVVHNNIRAQDIRQQKKLHPEAEIWAHPECRPEVIALADWTLSTGGMVRRAHETEAREIIVATEATMIYRLTKENPGKAFFPAHELAFCANMRKITLAKLAAALETMTHRVVVPPEIAVRARVAIERMIRL; encoded by the coding sequence ATGACGCCGATCCCACCGACGCCGGACCCCGCCGAGCTGCGGGACCGGGTGGCGCGCCTCAAGAAGGAGCGCCGGGCCGTCGTCCTGGCTCACAACTATCAGCCCGGCGAAGTCCAGGACGCGGCCGACTTCGTCGGCGATTCGCTCGAGCTCAGCCGGACGGCGGCCTCGACCGAGGCCGACGTGATTGTCTTCTGCGGCGTGCATTTCATGGCCGAGACCGCCGCCATCCTGTCGCCGGACCGGATCGTCCTGATCCCGGACCCGCGGGCGGGCTGCCCGATGGCCGACATGATCACGGCCGACGACATGATCCGCTGGAGGGCCCAGTATCCGGGAAGGCCCGCGGTGTGTTATGTCAACACTTCGGCGGCCGTCAAGGCCGAGTGCGATGTCTGCTGCACCTCGGCCAACTCGGTCATGGTGGTCGAGTCCGTACCGGGCCGCGAAGTGCTGTTCGCTCCCGATAAGAACTTGGCCGCCTGGACGGCTGGCCAGACTTCCAAGACGATCATCCCCTGGGACGGCTATTGCGTCGTCCACAACAACATTCGGGCCCAAGATATCCGGCAGCAGAAGAAGCTGCATCCCGAGGCCGAAATCTGGGCGCATCCGGAATGCCGGCCCGAGGTCATTGCCCTGGCCGACTGGACGCTCTCGACGGGAGGGATGGTTCGGCGGGCGCATGAGACCGAGGCCCGGGAGATCATTGTGGCTACCGAGGCGACCATGATCTACCGACTGACCAAGGAGAACCCGGGCAAGGCGTTCTTCCCGGCCCACGAGCTGGCTTTTTGCGCTAATATGAGGAAGATCACCCTGGCCAAGCTGGCTGCGGCGCTGGAGACCATGACCCACCGGGTCGTGGTCCCGCCGGAGATCGCCGTCCGGGCCCGCGTCGCCATCGAACGGATGATCAGGCTCTGA
- a CDS encoding ferritin family protein has protein sequence MTIDPKLKAADVYPFAIRAELDAAALYRGLWERVRNEALRQKLNFLAKEEDRHTAILDRLFRDHFPGRKLVVPAAARGPRKPVLVDDATAVVSLFKLAMQKEKEAEEYYKSAKAQAEDGQAKRILDYLARVERSHYFMLKSEIDLLERFPDYYNVEDANEGQDLFHIGA, from the coding sequence ATGACCATCGATCCGAAGCTCAAGGCGGCCGATGTCTATCCGTTCGCCATCCGGGCCGAGCTGGACGCCGCCGCCCTCTACCGCGGCCTCTGGGAGCGTGTTCGCAACGAGGCCCTCCGTCAGAAGCTCAACTTCTTGGCCAAGGAGGAAGACCGCCATACGGCCATCCTGGATCGGCTCTTCCGCGACCACTTTCCCGGCCGCAAGCTCGTCGTCCCGGCCGCGGCCAGGGGGCCGCGCAAGCCCGTTTTGGTGGATGACGCTACCGCCGTGGTCTCCCTCTTCAAGCTGGCCATGCAGAAGGAGAAGGAGGCCGAGGAATACTATAAGAGCGCCAAAGCCCAGGCCGAAGACGGCCAGGCCAAGCGCATCCTCGACTACCTGGCCCGGGTCGAGCGCAGCCACTACTTCATGCTCAAGTCCGAGATCGACCTGCTCGAGCGCTTCCCCGACTATTACAACGTCGAGGACGCCAACGAAGGCCAGGACCTTTTCCATATCGGCGCTTAA
- the nth gene encoding endonuclease III, with amino-acid sequence MEPAKDRIRRILQVLTIQDPDPETCLRYETPWQLLVATVLSAQCTDERVNKVTPALFRKYPDVAAIAAADRAGLEADIRPTGFFRNKAKSLQGAARKIVDDFGGCVPETMAELVTLPGVARKTANIVLSSAFGKAEGIAVDVHVARISGRLGLSRETVPEKIERDLLALVPKAYWLDFNYLMVNHGRAVCQARKPKCGECRLSALCPKIEVRSQHST; translated from the coding sequence ATGGAGCCCGCCAAGGACCGCATCCGGAGGATCCTTCAGGTCCTGACGATTCAGGACCCGGATCCGGAGACGTGCCTGCGGTACGAGACGCCGTGGCAGCTGCTTGTCGCCACGGTCCTTTCGGCCCAATGCACCGACGAGCGGGTGAATAAGGTTACCCCGGCTCTCTTCCGCAAGTATCCCGACGTCGCCGCCATCGCTGCCGCCGACCGGGCCGGCCTGGAGGCCGACATCCGGCCGACCGGCTTCTTCCGCAACAAGGCCAAGAGCCTCCAGGGCGCGGCCCGCAAGATCGTGGACGATTTCGGCGGCTGCGTCCCCGAGACCATGGCTGAGCTCGTCACTCTGCCCGGCGTCGCCCGCAAGACGGCCAACATCGTCCTCTCGTCGGCTTTCGGAAAGGCCGAGGGCATCGCCGTGGACGTCCATGTCGCGCGCATCTCCGGCCGGCTGGGCTTGAGCCGCGAGACGGTCCCCGAAAAGATCGAGCGCGACCTCCTGGCTCTCGTCCCGAAAGCCTACTGGCTCGACTTCAACTACCTGATGGTGAACCACGGCCGGGCGGTCTGCCAGGCCCGCAAGCCGAAATGCGGTGAGTGCAGGCTGTCGGCCCTCTGTCCCAAGA